One part of the Streptomyces ferrugineus genome encodes these proteins:
- a CDS encoding proline racemase family protein, whose translation MHRRIHAIDVHAEGEPGRVLVGSHLHVKGATMAERLQYCEKHLDDLRRLLLREPRGYPALCGALVLPPADPAADFGLVVMEQGGFRPMSGSNLICAVTALVETGAVPVSEPVTDLTVDTAAGLVRVRVDVERGRATRVTFANVPAFAVALDHELDLPEYGRVPVDVVFGGQFFVQARAEDLGLTVEPAAAEQLARAGAVLRTAAQQRFPVVHPLNPGIDRITLAMIHGASPTPGVFGRNTVVLPNGEVDLGNPATWTGSLDRSPCGTGTCGRMAALHARGELALNTPFVHESIIGTTFTGTLVDTTRVGPYEAVSPTISGRGWITGFHQYVLDDTDPFPYGYTLGDLWGAAEEDR comes from the coding sequence ATGCACCGCCGCATCCACGCGATCGACGTCCACGCGGAGGGCGAGCCCGGCCGCGTACTGGTCGGCAGCCATCTGCACGTCAAGGGGGCCACGATGGCCGAGCGGCTGCAGTACTGCGAGAAGCACCTGGACGACCTGCGCCGGCTCCTGCTCCGGGAGCCGCGCGGCTACCCGGCCCTGTGCGGCGCGCTGGTGCTGCCCCCCGCCGACCCGGCCGCAGACTTCGGCCTGGTCGTCATGGAGCAGGGCGGCTTCCGGCCCATGTCCGGCTCCAATCTGATCTGTGCCGTCACCGCGCTGGTGGAGACGGGCGCGGTGCCGGTGAGCGAACCGGTCACCGACCTCACGGTGGACACCGCCGCCGGGCTCGTCCGGGTCCGGGTGGACGTGGAGCGGGGCAGGGCCACCCGGGTCACCTTCGCCAACGTGCCCGCCTTCGCCGTAGCCCTCGACCACGAACTGGACCTGCCCGAGTACGGGCGGGTGCCGGTCGACGTCGTCTTCGGCGGACAGTTCTTCGTCCAGGCCCGGGCCGAGGACCTGGGCCTGACGGTCGAGCCCGCCGCAGCCGAACAGCTCGCCCGCGCCGGAGCCGTGCTGCGGACGGCGGCCCAGCAGCGGTTCCCGGTCGTCCACCCGCTGAACCCGGGCATCGACCGGATCACCCTGGCGATGATCCACGGCGCGTCACCCACGCCCGGCGTCTTCGGCCGCAACACGGTCGTCCTGCCCAACGGCGAGGTGGACCTGGGCAACCCGGCCACCTGGACCGGCTCGCTGGACCGCTCGCCGTGCGGCACCGGCACCTGCGGCCGCATGGCCGCGCTGCACGCGCGCGGCGAACTCGCCCTGAACACACCGTTCGTCCATGAGTCGATCATCGGTACGACCTTCACCGGCACCCTCGTCGACACCACCCGGGTCGGCCCGTACGAAGCGGTGTCGCCGACGATCAGCGGACGCGGCTGGATCACCGGATTCCACCAGTACGTCCTGGACGACACCGACCCCTTCCCGTACGGCTACACGCTCGGCGACCTGTGGGGCGCCGCTGAAGAGGACCGCTGA
- a CDS encoding LysR family transcriptional regulator, producing MNVELRHLRALVAIGDEGTITGAAAELHISQPALSRTLDQLESRVGVRLVERTTRRLALTDAGRRLYERAHSILRQLEDALTETTAGVRPLRIGFAWAALGDRTVPLLRTWRERHPGTPVSVHRHDDPEAALRRGEIDAAFLRTVPSPNAGLEVRPLYRERRLVAVPDGDALTRRAAVRLADLADRPVVLCATAATTADLWPDGQRPRAVEVANVDEWLTVIATGDAVGVTAEATEHSHPHPGVRYLALADAPPVTVRLAWPRVATHPATRTFLAHVRRMTRG from the coding sequence ATGAATGTGGAGCTACGGCATCTGCGGGCGCTCGTCGCGATCGGCGACGAGGGCACCATCACCGGCGCCGCGGCCGAGCTGCACATCAGCCAGCCCGCGCTCTCGCGCACCCTGGACCAGTTGGAGAGCCGGGTCGGCGTACGGCTGGTGGAGCGCACCACCCGCCGCCTGGCCCTCACCGACGCCGGCCGGCGGCTGTACGAGCGCGCCCACTCGATCCTCCGTCAGTTGGAGGACGCGCTGACGGAAACCACCGCGGGCGTACGTCCGCTGCGCATCGGCTTCGCCTGGGCGGCGCTCGGCGACCGCACCGTACCGCTGCTGCGCACCTGGCGCGAACGGCACCCCGGGACTCCCGTCAGCGTCCACCGCCACGACGACCCGGAAGCGGCCCTGCGGCGCGGGGAGATCGACGCGGCGTTCCTGCGCACGGTGCCCTCCCCGAATGCCGGGCTGGAGGTCCGGCCGCTGTACCGGGAGCGGCGGCTGGTCGCCGTGCCGGACGGCGATGCGCTCACCCGGCGCGCGGCCGTGCGCCTGGCCGACCTCGCCGACCGGCCGGTCGTGCTCTGTGCCACCGCCGCCACCACGGCCGACCTGTGGCCCGACGGGCAGCGGCCTCGCGCGGTCGAGGTGGCCAACGTCGACGAGTGGCTCACCGTGATCGCCACCGGAGACGCGGTCGGCGTCACCGCGGAGGCAACCGAGCACAGCCATCCGCATCCCGGCGTCCGCTACCTGGCCCTGGCCGACGCGCCCCCGGTCACGGTCCGTCTGGCCTGGCCGCGTGTCGCCACGCACCCCGCCACCCGGACCTTTCTCGCCCATGTCCGGCGCATGACCCGGGGCTGA
- a CDS encoding gamma-aminobutyraldehyde dehydrogenase, with amino-acid sequence MQTFIAGKRRSGTSGEEFAVANPATGETLATDVLAGPEDVEEAVAAARAAFAEWSRATAAERSEAMLRWADQVQARAEEFARAESRNAGKPIKLTRGFDVPGTIDNIRFFAGAARNLEGRAAGEYSGEHTSVIRREPIGVVGSVAPWNYPLQMAAWKVLPAVAAGNTIVLKPSELTPLTSVMFAEAAREAGIPDGVVNIVTGTGPVAGQALLTHPDVAMVSFTGSTAVGRRVAAQAAGLVKRVHLELGGKAPFVVFDDADPEAAARGAVAGALINAGQDCTAATRAYVQRPLYEAFVARVAELMDGVRLGPVDDPDTDMGSLISFRQRDKVAGMVEDARRAGATVVRGGRIPDGPLGRAAYYEPTLITGAAQDSAVVQQEIFGPVLVCLPFDTDDDALRLANDTPYGLAASAWTTDVYRAGRASREIQAGCVWINDHIPIISEMPHGGYKSSGFGKDMSAYSFDEYTNVKHVMTDITGARHRSWHDVVFTGR; translated from the coding sequence ATGCAGACATTCATCGCAGGCAAGCGCCGCTCCGGCACCTCCGGCGAGGAGTTCGCGGTGGCCAACCCGGCCACCGGGGAGACCCTGGCCACCGACGTCCTGGCCGGCCCCGAGGACGTCGAGGAGGCGGTGGCCGCCGCGCGCGCCGCCTTCGCCGAGTGGTCGCGAGCCACTGCGGCCGAGCGCTCCGAGGCCATGCTGCGCTGGGCCGACCAGGTCCAGGCGCGTGCCGAGGAGTTCGCCCGGGCCGAGAGCCGCAACGCCGGCAAGCCGATCAAGCTGACCCGAGGCTTCGACGTCCCCGGCACCATCGACAACATCCGGTTCTTCGCCGGCGCCGCCCGCAATCTGGAGGGCCGCGCCGCCGGCGAGTACTCCGGCGAGCACACCTCGGTCATCCGCCGCGAACCCATCGGCGTCGTCGGCTCCGTCGCGCCCTGGAACTACCCCCTCCAGATGGCCGCGTGGAAGGTGCTGCCCGCCGTCGCGGCCGGCAACACGATCGTCCTCAAACCGTCCGAACTCACCCCGCTGACCTCGGTGATGTTCGCCGAGGCGGCCCGGGAGGCGGGGATCCCCGACGGCGTCGTCAACATCGTCACGGGCACGGGACCCGTCGCCGGGCAGGCACTTCTCACCCACCCCGATGTCGCCATGGTCTCCTTCACCGGCTCCACCGCCGTCGGACGCCGGGTCGCCGCCCAGGCGGCCGGGCTCGTCAAACGCGTCCATCTCGAACTCGGCGGCAAGGCGCCCTTCGTCGTCTTCGACGACGCCGACCCGGAGGCCGCCGCCCGCGGCGCCGTGGCCGGAGCACTCATCAACGCCGGCCAGGACTGCACGGCCGCCACCCGCGCCTACGTCCAACGGCCGCTGTACGAGGCGTTCGTGGCCCGCGTCGCCGAGCTCATGGACGGCGTACGCCTCGGCCCGGTCGACGACCCCGACACCGACATGGGCTCCCTGATCTCGTTCCGCCAGCGCGACAAGGTCGCCGGCATGGTCGAGGACGCGCGCCGGGCCGGAGCCACCGTCGTACGCGGCGGCAGGATCCCCGACGGCCCGCTGGGCCGGGCCGCCTACTACGAACCCACCCTCATCACCGGCGCCGCCCAGGACTCGGCCGTCGTCCAGCAGGAGATCTTCGGCCCCGTCCTCGTCTGCCTGCCCTTCGACACCGACGACGACGCCCTCCGTCTCGCCAACGACACCCCGTACGGGCTCGCCGCCTCCGCCTGGACCACCGACGTCTACCGTGCCGGGCGCGCGAGCCGCGAGATCCAGGCGGGCTGCGTCTGGATCAACGACCACATCCCGATCATCAGCGAGATGCCGCACGGCGGCTACAAGTCGTCCGGCTTCGGCAAGGACATGTCGGCGTACTCCTTCGACGAGTACACCAACGTCAAGCACGTCATGACCGACATCACCGGCGCCCGGCACAGGTCCTGGCACGACGTGGTCTTCACCGGCCGCTGA
- a CDS encoding universal stress protein: protein MESVLVGVDRSDGSRRALAFALKRAQVNKWSITIGHVINWSRYSFPIGEDNEVRPVQRRAEIEAARAEIIEPLVSWAEAENLRGDVEITVDIRHGRPSEVLATIADERGHDVIVVGRKGDSDLRVAIFGSTANRLAQHATVPVVVVP, encoded by the coding sequence ATGGAATCGGTTCTCGTAGGAGTGGACCGGAGCGATGGTTCGCGCCGGGCCCTGGCCTTCGCTCTGAAAAGGGCGCAGGTCAACAAGTGGTCGATCACGATCGGCCATGTGATCAACTGGTCCCGCTACTCGTTTCCCATCGGGGAGGACAACGAGGTGCGGCCCGTGCAGCGCCGGGCCGAGATCGAGGCGGCGCGAGCCGAGATCATCGAGCCTCTCGTCTCCTGGGCCGAAGCCGAGAACCTCCGTGGTGACGTCGAGATCACGGTGGACATTCGCCATGGAAGACCGTCCGAGGTGCTCGCCACCATCGCCGACGAGCGTGGTCACGACGTCATCGTCGTGGGCCGGAAGGGCGACTCGGACCTTCGCGTCGCCATCTTCGGCAGCACGGCGAACCGCTTGGCTCAGCATGCGACGGTGCCGGTGGTGGTGGTCCCGTGA
- a CDS encoding short chain dehydrogenase: protein MKILLIGATGTLGTAVHKALAERGHEILTVGRSGGDLRYDFTDPARTAELYERAGRVDAVVSAAGSVPYKPVTEMAPEDYLAAFHGKALSQIDLVRQGIPRISERGSFTLITGVLAREPIPTGTAASMANGAVEAFVRAAAIEIAPQRINAVSPTVFTESLAKYGDFFPGMPPVDLADVARAYVRSVEGAQTGQVYAL from the coding sequence CTGAAGATTCTCCTCATCGGTGCCACCGGCACCCTCGGCACCGCCGTCCACAAGGCACTGGCCGAACGCGGCCACGAGATCCTCACCGTGGGACGCAGCGGCGGCGACCTGCGCTACGACTTCACCGACCCGGCCCGGACCGCCGAGCTGTACGAGCGGGCCGGCCGCGTGGACGCCGTGGTCAGCGCCGCCGGTTCGGTGCCGTACAAGCCGGTCACCGAGATGGCGCCCGAGGATTACCTGGCCGCCTTCCACGGCAAGGCGCTCAGCCAGATCGATCTGGTGCGGCAGGGCATCCCCCGGATCTCCGAGCGCGGCTCGTTCACCCTGATCACGGGCGTGCTGGCACGGGAGCCCATCCCCACAGGCACGGCCGCCTCCATGGCCAACGGCGCGGTGGAGGCGTTCGTGCGCGCCGCCGCCATCGAGATCGCCCCGCAGCGGATCAACGCCGTCAGCCCGACGGTCTTCACCGAGAGCCTGGCCAAGTACGGGGACTTCTTCCCGGGCATGCCGCCGGTCGACCTGGCCGACGTGGCGCGGGCGTACGTCCGTTCCGTCGAAGGGGCCCAGACCGGGCAGGTCTACGCGCTGTAG
- a CDS encoding GntR family transcriptional regulator produces the protein MSEHGARAAGPRPVTTQTRRDAVVDELRRAIMAGELKGGQPLREVHIAQQLGVSRPTLREAIYQLIHEGLLEQQPYRGVVVTSIDEKFITDTAAVRVALETLAARALAEDPDGSGTARLRAAWLEYRTAHRTRDAARLHQAHTALHRTIWDASDNSMLKRIWPTVEAQINLAITVDESTRSDPDRALHVHERLIDAILGGDPDAIAAEVERHTRASADELLEMLAERTRGGAGE, from the coding sequence ATGAGCGAGCACGGCGCCCGGGCCGCCGGTCCGAGGCCGGTCACCACCCAGACCCGCCGGGACGCGGTGGTGGACGAGCTGCGCAGAGCGATCATGGCCGGGGAACTCAAGGGCGGCCAGCCCCTGCGCGAGGTCCACATCGCTCAGCAGCTCGGCGTCAGCCGCCCCACCCTGCGCGAGGCCATCTACCAGCTCATCCACGAAGGGCTCCTGGAACAGCAGCCCTACCGCGGAGTCGTCGTCACCTCCATCGACGAAAAGTTCATCACCGACACCGCGGCCGTCCGGGTCGCCTTGGAGACGCTCGCCGCACGGGCGCTGGCCGAGGACCCCGACGGCTCCGGGACGGCGAGACTGAGGGCCGCCTGGCTGGAGTACCGGACCGCGCACAGAACGCGGGACGCCGCGCGCCTGCACCAGGCCCACACCGCCCTGCACCGCACCATCTGGGACGCCTCCGACAACAGCATGCTGAAGCGGATCTGGCCCACCGTGGAAGCGCAGATCAACCTCGCCATCACGGTCGACGAGAGCACCCGTTCCGATCCCGACCGGGCGCTGCACGTCCACGAGCGCCTGATCGACGCCATCCTCGGCGGCGACCCCGACGCGATCGCGGCCGAGGTGGAACGCCACACCCGGGCCAGCGCCGACGAACTGCTCGAGATGCTCGCCGAGCGAACGCGCGGCGGAGCCGGCGAGTAG
- a CDS encoding PA domain-containing protein: MGRARVRMRVASCLAAVGLVAGAFAGAAQAHDGVSADDGGIDNAEATHDHHSHQHGGDEGHLPAGSDNVRLVSKLGLKNVEPEKIADVGVFNGYAYLAAWGGATCKYNGVHVVDIRKPAAPKEVAFIQAKEGSAPGEGIQTLHIDTPYFDGDVLVSNNEKCKDPAGFGGMNIYDVSDPAHPTPLAEGIGDHTVMGQGKKAANDIHSVYAWDAGSKAYAVIVDNEEGPDVDIVDITNPKKAKVIAEYDLDETFPQIVQDAPANLTEIFLHDMVVKEIGGRQIMLASYWDGGYVTLDVTDPTKATYLGDTDFAALDPEALESGLEVAPEGNAHQAEFTLDNKYVIGADEDFGPYALTARNLTDGTGLTASQGSNTTRLEEGQTITGDSVFVGQACVGDPAVPAGDPNAVDVAVVERGVCTFSEKVAGVIAAGGYDAVLVFNRTGTDACDQTLGMSVEGDIPTFGVAPRGQGFAIFGQPYDDAACQAGTGPAQLPVAPGTKGDRLTFSSYFDGWGYAHLYRNENGKLTELDTYAVPEAHDPAHATGSGDLSIHEVAVSEKRADLLYFSYYTAGLRVAKIVGDEIVEVGHYIDEHGNNFWGAQVFESGGKEYVAASDRDHGLYVFEYTGGV, translated from the coding sequence ATGGGCAGAGCGAGAGTCCGCATGCGCGTCGCGAGTTGTCTCGCCGCGGTGGGCCTTGTCGCCGGTGCGTTCGCCGGTGCCGCCCAAGCACATGACGGTGTCTCCGCCGACGACGGCGGTATCGACAACGCCGAGGCCACTCACGATCACCACAGCCACCAGCACGGTGGTGACGAGGGCCATCTCCCCGCCGGCAGCGACAACGTCCGCCTCGTCAGCAAGCTGGGCCTGAAGAACGTCGAGCCGGAGAAGATCGCCGACGTCGGTGTCTTCAACGGATACGCCTACCTCGCCGCCTGGGGCGGTGCGACCTGCAAGTACAACGGCGTGCACGTGGTGGACATCCGCAAGCCCGCCGCGCCGAAGGAGGTCGCCTTCATCCAGGCGAAGGAGGGCAGCGCACCCGGCGAGGGCATCCAGACCCTGCACATCGACACCCCGTACTTCGACGGCGACGTGCTGGTCAGCAACAACGAGAAGTGCAAGGACCCCGCCGGGTTCGGCGGTATGAACATCTACGACGTCAGCGACCCGGCCCATCCGACCCCGCTCGCCGAGGGCATCGGTGACCACACGGTCATGGGGCAGGGCAAGAAGGCCGCCAACGACATCCACAGCGTCTACGCCTGGGACGCGGGCAGCAAGGCGTACGCGGTCATCGTCGACAACGAAGAGGGTCCCGACGTCGACATCGTCGACATCACCAACCCGAAGAAGGCGAAGGTCATCGCCGAGTACGACCTCGACGAAACCTTCCCGCAGATCGTCCAGGACGCCCCGGCCAACCTCACCGAGATCTTCCTGCACGACATGGTCGTCAAGGAGATCGGCGGCCGGCAGATCATGCTCGCCTCCTACTGGGACGGCGGCTACGTCACCCTCGACGTGACCGACCCGACCAAGGCGACCTACCTCGGCGACACGGACTTCGCCGCGCTCGACCCCGAGGCGCTGGAGAGCGGGCTGGAGGTCGCCCCCGAAGGCAACGCCCACCAGGCCGAGTTCACCCTGGACAACAAGTACGTCATCGGCGCCGACGAGGACTTCGGGCCGTACGCGCTCACCGCCCGCAACCTCACCGACGGCACCGGGCTGACGGCGAGCCAGGGCAGCAACACCACGCGCCTGGAGGAGGGGCAGACCATCACCGGCGACTCCGTCTTCGTGGGCCAGGCCTGCGTCGGAGACCCGGCCGTCCCCGCCGGTGACCCGAACGCCGTGGACGTCGCCGTCGTCGAGCGGGGCGTGTGCACCTTCAGCGAGAAGGTCGCCGGCGTCATCGCGGCCGGCGGCTACGACGCCGTACTCGTCTTCAACCGCACCGGCACGGACGCCTGCGACCAGACGCTCGGCATGAGCGTCGAGGGCGACATCCCGACCTTCGGCGTCGCGCCGCGCGGCCAGGGCTTCGCCATCTTCGGACAGCCCTACGACGACGCCGCGTGTCAGGCCGGAACGGGCCCCGCCCAACTGCCGGTGGCGCCCGGCACCAAGGGCGACCGGCTGACCTTCTCGTCGTACTTCGACGGCTGGGGCTACGCGCACCTCTACCGCAACGAGAACGGCAAGCTCACCGAGCTGGACACCTACGCCGTTCCCGAGGCGCACGACCCCGCCCACGCGACGGGCTCCGGCGACCTCTCCATCCATGAGGTGGCCGTCTCGGAGAAGCGGGCCGACCTGCTCTACTTCTCGTACTACACGGCCGGTCTGCGCGTCGCGAAGATCGTCGGCGACGAGATCGTCGAGGTGGGCCACTACATCGACGAGCACGGCAACAACTTCTGGGGCGCCCAGGTCTTCGAGTCCGGCGGCAAGGAGTACGTCGCCGCCTCGGACCGCGACCACGGGCTCTACGTCTTCGAGTACACAGGAGGGGTGTGA
- a CDS encoding alanine/glycine:cation symporter family protein: MTTPFSLDFAATPTTSLAGSVDDALEKYFGPLADWLADVVFYSVPVFGTEVPLIVTWLVICGMFFTIWLKFLNVRGMKHAVDLVRGKYTPADAQGEVTHFQALATALSSTVGLGNIAGVAVAITIGGPGAAFWMVFAGFVGMSTKMAECMLAVKYRHVREDGTVSGGPMYYLRDGLAELGFARIGKFLAVAWAAFMMIAALGTNAFQANQATQQLVGVSGDGSLGAWLDANRWAVGVAMAVLAAAVIIGGIKSIARVTSVMVPFMAVLYVLACLTVLLTHLADIPGAIGEIVTGAFSPEGVAGGAVGALIVGFQRATFSNSAGVGDAPIAHSVVKTNRPPTEGFVASLEPFVDTIIVCSMTAMTIVVTGTWKGSDVADVSGITLTSRSFESVVGWFPYVLAVAVLLFAFSTILSNSYYGMKGFGYLFGDRAKPEMVYKGVFLCFTVIGAASALGPVILFADSVFFLLALVNVIGLYFLARVVRREFTNYWRDLHSGDIREVGEISETGGRVGASER; this comes from the coding sequence GTGACGACGCCGTTCTCACTCGACTTCGCCGCGACGCCGACGACGTCGCTGGCCGGCAGCGTCGACGACGCTCTTGAGAAGTACTTCGGGCCGCTCGCCGACTGGCTGGCCGACGTCGTCTTCTACTCGGTGCCCGTGTTCGGGACCGAGGTCCCGCTCATCGTGACGTGGCTCGTCATCTGCGGCATGTTCTTCACGATCTGGCTCAAGTTCCTCAACGTCCGAGGAATGAAGCACGCCGTGGACCTCGTGCGGGGCAAGTACACCCCGGCCGACGCCCAGGGCGAGGTCACCCACTTCCAGGCGCTGGCGACAGCGCTCTCGAGCACCGTCGGCCTGGGGAACATCGCCGGTGTGGCGGTGGCCATCACGATCGGAGGGCCCGGAGCGGCCTTCTGGATGGTGTTCGCCGGGTTCGTCGGCATGTCGACGAAGATGGCGGAGTGCATGCTCGCCGTGAAGTACCGCCATGTCCGCGAGGACGGCACCGTCTCCGGCGGGCCGATGTACTACCTCCGGGACGGACTGGCCGAGCTGGGCTTTGCGAGGATCGGCAAGTTCCTCGCCGTGGCATGGGCCGCCTTCATGATGATCGCGGCCCTGGGAACCAACGCCTTCCAGGCCAACCAGGCCACCCAGCAGCTCGTCGGCGTGTCCGGGGACGGCTCCCTGGGCGCGTGGCTGGATGCCAACCGGTGGGCGGTCGGAGTCGCCATGGCGGTGCTGGCCGCCGCCGTCATCATCGGCGGAATCAAGTCGATCGCCCGGGTCACCAGCGTGATGGTGCCCTTCATGGCGGTCCTCTACGTGCTCGCCTGCCTGACCGTCCTGCTGACCCACCTCGCGGACATACCGGGGGCGATCGGGGAGATCGTCACGGGCGCGTTCTCGCCGGAAGGTGTCGCCGGCGGAGCCGTCGGCGCCCTGATCGTCGGCTTCCAGCGGGCGACGTTCTCGAACTCCGCGGGAGTCGGTGACGCGCCGATCGCGCACTCGGTGGTCAAGACCAACCGCCCGCCGACGGAAGGCTTCGTGGCCTCCCTCGAACCGTTCGTCGACACCATCATCGTCTGCTCGATGACCGCGATGACGATCGTCGTGACCGGAACCTGGAAGGGCTCGGACGTCGCCGACGTCAGCGGGATCACTCTCACTTCGCGGTCGTTCGAGTCCGTCGTCGGCTGGTTCCCCTACGTCCTCGCCGTCGCGGTGCTGCTCTTCGCCTTCTCCACGATCCTCAGCAACTCGTACTACGGCATGAAGGGGTTCGGCTACCTCTTCGGGGACAGGGCCAAGCCGGAGATGGTGTACAAGGGCGTCTTCCTGTGCTTCACCGTGATCGGCGCGGCGTCCGCGCTGGGGCCGGTCATCCTGTTCGCGGACTCGGTCTTCTTCCTCCTGGCCCTGGTCAACGTCATCGGGCTGTACTTCCTGGCCAGGGTGGTCCGCCGGGAGTTCACGAACTACTGGAGGGACCTGCACTCGGGCGACATCCGAGAGGTCGGTGAGATCAGCGAGACCGGTGGGCGCGTGGGCGCGTCCGAAAGGTGA
- a CDS encoding dihydrodipicolinate synthase family protein has protein sequence MFTGILAAAVTPLTADGSAVDAAGVQRQVDHIVGGGVHGLVPGGSTGEFTTLSLDERKQVTELYVEAAAGRVPVVAGTSALSTAETVELSVHAEKAGADAVMIVPPFYDALSFEELLAYYGAVSDAIDIPIMYYNIPSASGVRLTPEQLAQLARETAVASYKDTGGDYAWFSAVHQQHAADITALNGWDTLTFAALANGAKAGVWGTASVIPRLCADLYDAVAVRGDLEAGRALWAKIFPICRFLESHNYACGIKTGVELVGVGAGPTRLPVLPLAPRYREELRRLLVAAGAVEDRVAV, from the coding sequence ATGTTCACCGGCATCCTCGCCGCCGCCGTCACCCCGCTCACCGCGGACGGCTCCGCCGTCGACGCCGCGGGCGTCCAGCGCCAGGTCGACCACATCGTCGGCGGCGGCGTCCACGGCCTGGTCCCCGGCGGCAGCACCGGCGAGTTCACCACGCTCAGCCTCGACGAACGCAAGCAGGTCACCGAGCTGTACGTCGAGGCCGCCGCCGGACGCGTCCCGGTCGTCGCCGGTACGAGCGCGCTGAGCACCGCCGAGACCGTGGAGCTGAGCGTGCACGCCGAGAAGGCCGGCGCCGACGCCGTGATGATCGTGCCGCCGTTCTACGACGCCCTCTCCTTCGAGGAACTCCTCGCCTACTACGGTGCCGTCTCGGACGCGATCGACATCCCGATCATGTACTACAACATCCCCTCCGCCTCCGGGGTGCGGCTCACCCCCGAGCAGCTCGCCCAGCTGGCCCGCGAGACCGCCGTGGCCTCCTACAAGGACACCGGCGGCGACTACGCGTGGTTCTCCGCCGTCCACCAGCAGCACGCGGCGGACATCACCGCCCTCAACGGCTGGGACACCCTCACCTTCGCCGCCCTCGCGAACGGCGCGAAGGCCGGCGTGTGGGGCACCGCGAGCGTGATCCCCCGGCTGTGCGCCGACCTGTACGACGCCGTCGCCGTCCGCGGCGACCTCGAGGCCGGTCGCGCGCTGTGGGCGAAGATCTTCCCGATCTGCCGGTTCCTGGAGTCCCACAACTACGCCTGCGGCATCAAGACCGGAGTGGAACTCGTCGGCGTCGGCGCCGGTCCCACCCGCCTGCCGGTGCTGCCGCTGGCGCCGCGGTACCGCGAGGAACTGCGCCGGCTGCTGGTCGCGGCCGGTGCCGTCGAGGACCGCGTGGCCGTCTGA
- a CDS encoding NAD(P)/FAD-dependent oxidoreductase, which produces MRIIVVGAGAVGLASAYRLARSGCDVTVVDARRAGSAATHGNAAKIALAESGPVPAPGVILQGLKWMLKPDSPLYVKPSLAPGFVKFMLTMARHCTARDFRQGLQATLRLAEGTMDLLDDWTRDGIAFEMHKAGVLLAFETRERYEEQCASLDVFERFGMVPEHLHQDAVRDREPVLNDRIRHGLYFPDDRQVEPDSLTQGLLKRSQELGVEIHEHTPVRRFLRRGDAVTGVLTDKGEFSGDSLLLAAGVWTGRMSRALGVPLPIRPGKGYSVDYSPAPVPLRTPLTLEDARVAVTPLNGFLRLAGTMEFGGLEETVNPRRVAAIKQAAADSLTGWDDPPGEDAPWAGLRPMTPDGLPVIGRLSPLSNVYVASGHGMLGLTLAPATAELVTEAITRQRLPAPAEVLSPRRFTRR; this is translated from the coding sequence ATGCGGATCATTGTTGTCGGAGCCGGAGCCGTCGGCCTGGCCAGCGCCTACCGGCTGGCCCGCAGCGGCTGCGACGTGACGGTGGTGGACGCCCGGCGCGCCGGTTCCGCCGCCACACACGGCAACGCGGCCAAGATCGCCCTGGCCGAGAGCGGACCGGTACCGGCCCCCGGAGTCATCCTGCAAGGCCTGAAGTGGATGCTGAAGCCGGACAGCCCGCTGTACGTCAAGCCGTCCCTCGCCCCGGGCTTCGTGAAGTTCATGCTGACCATGGCCAGGCACTGCACGGCCCGGGACTTCCGCCAGGGACTGCAGGCCACCCTGCGGCTGGCCGAGGGCACCATGGACCTCCTCGACGACTGGACGCGGGACGGCATCGCCTTCGAGATGCACAAGGCCGGCGTCCTGCTCGCCTTCGAGACCCGTGAGCGCTACGAGGAGCAGTGCGCCTCGCTCGACGTCTTCGAGCGGTTCGGCATGGTGCCCGAGCATCTGCACCAAGACGCGGTCCGGGACAGAGAACCGGTGCTGAACGACCGTATCCGCCACGGCCTGTACTTCCCCGACGACCGGCAGGTCGAGCCCGACTCCCTCACCCAGGGCCTGCTCAAGCGCAGCCAGGAGCTGGGCGTCGAGATCCACGAGCACACACCGGTACGCCGCTTCCTGCGCCGCGGCGACGCGGTGACCGGCGTCCTCACCGACAAGGGCGAGTTCAGCGGTGACAGCCTGCTGCTGGCGGCCGGCGTCTGGACCGGCCGGATGTCACGGGCCCTGGGCGTTCCACTGCCCATCCGCCCCGGCAAGGGCTACAGCGTCGACTACTCCCCCGCGCCCGTGCCGCTGCGCACCCCCCTCACCCTGGAGGACGCCCGGGTCGCGGTGACTCCCCTGAACGGGTTTCTGCGCCTGGCGGGAACGATGGAGTTCGGCGGCCTGGAGGAGACCGTCAACCCCCGGCGCGTCGCCGCCATCAAGCAGGCCGCGGCGGACTCCCTCACCGGCTGGGACGACCCCCCGGGAGAGGACGCCCCCTGGGCGGGCCTGCGGCCCATGACCCCCGACGGCCTACCCGTCATCGGCCGCCTCAGCCCGCTGTCCAACGTCTACGTCGCCTCCGGTCACGGCATGCTGGGCCTCACCCTGGCCCCCGCGACCGCCGAGCTCGTCACCGAGGCCATCACCCGACAGCGCCTCCCGGCCCCCGCCGAGGTGCTCTCCCCTCGCCGCTTCACACGCCGCTGA